In a single window of the Jiangella alba genome:
- the mraY gene encoding phospho-N-acetylmuramoyl-pentapeptide-transferase, protein MISILTAGVVGLVVSILGTPLAIRWLVRRGYGQAIRDELSENHQTKRGTPTMGGAVIIVAAVVAYFVAHLVRPSPPTVSGLLVLFLIVGLGIVGFLDDWIKISKQRSLGLRSRAKMGGQVAVAVVFAILAINFPDEQGYTPASQALSVLRDTPWVLPAAVFVLWALFLISGFSNAVNLTDGLDGLATGASVMVFGAYTLIGVWQLNQSCGVAPGPSCYEVRDPLDLAVVAAAMVGACFGFLWWNAAPAKIFMGDTGSLALGGGLAGLAITTRTELLLIVLGGLFVLITLSVMLQVGWFKISGGKRLFRMAPLQHHFELKGWGEVTIVIRFWIIAGMFVVLGLGLFYAEWVATA, encoded by the coding sequence GGTGTCGATCCTGGGCACCCCGCTGGCGATCCGCTGGCTGGTCCGCCGCGGCTACGGCCAGGCGATCCGCGACGAGTTGTCGGAGAACCACCAGACCAAGCGCGGCACCCCCACCATGGGCGGCGCCGTCATCATCGTCGCGGCGGTGGTCGCGTACTTCGTCGCGCACCTGGTCCGGCCGTCGCCGCCGACGGTGTCGGGCCTGCTGGTGCTGTTCCTGATCGTCGGGCTCGGCATCGTCGGGTTCCTGGACGACTGGATCAAGATCTCCAAGCAGCGCAGCCTCGGCCTGCGCAGCCGGGCGAAGATGGGCGGCCAGGTCGCCGTCGCCGTCGTGTTCGCGATCCTGGCCATCAACTTCCCGGACGAGCAGGGCTACACGCCGGCCTCACAGGCGCTCTCCGTCCTGCGCGACACCCCGTGGGTGCTGCCGGCCGCCGTGTTCGTGCTGTGGGCGCTGTTCCTCATCTCCGGGTTCTCCAACGCGGTGAACCTCACCGACGGGCTGGACGGCCTCGCGACCGGCGCCTCCGTCATGGTGTTCGGCGCGTACACCCTCATCGGGGTGTGGCAGCTGAACCAGTCCTGCGGCGTCGCACCCGGCCCGAGCTGCTACGAGGTGCGCGACCCGCTCGACCTCGCCGTCGTCGCGGCTGCCATGGTCGGCGCCTGCTTCGGGTTCCTGTGGTGGAACGCCGCGCCCGCGAAGATCTTCATGGGCGACACCGGGTCGCTCGCGCTGGGCGGCGGGCTCGCGGGCCTGGCCATCACGACCCGCACCGAGCTGCTGCTCATCGTGCTGGGCGGCCTGTTCGTGCTGATCACGCTGTCGGTGATGCTGCAGGTCGGCTGGTTCAAGATCTCCGGCGGCAAACGGCTGTTCCGCATGGCGCCGCTGCAGCACCACTTCGAGCTCAAGGGCTGGGGCGAGGTCACCATCGTCATCCGGTTCTGGATCATCGCCGGCATGTTCGTGGTCCTCGGTCTCGGCCTCTTCTACGCCGAATGGGTGGCGACGGCGTGA
- the murD gene encoding UDP-N-acetylmuramoyl-L-alanine--D-glutamate ligase — protein MASAERDSPWSELRVTVAGFGVSGYAAADTLIQLGAQVTVLEDRDGPAEQERATILRILGAEISLGPGSTASLPAGTQLVVTSPGWKPSSPLLAAAAAAGVPIWGEVELAWRIRDPATPWLVLTGTNGKTTTVRMLTSMLRASGLRAAAAGNVGDPIVSAVMDPGGHDVIAVELSSYQLHWTYSMAARSAAVLNIAPDHVDWHGSMDAYVADKGRIYAGVETACVYNVADPVTEQLVRDADVREGARAIGFTLGIPSVGMVGVVDEYLVDRAFIAERQTSAAELAAVGDVRPAAPHNVANALAAAALARSIGVPPVAVRDGLRGYEPDPHRIATVAVLGDVTYVDDSKATNPHAAAASLAAYDPVVWIAGGLAKGASFDSLVRDVRTRLRGVVLLGADRAVIAEALARHAPDVPVVDVPDTDNEAMDRIVAAAAGLARPGDTVLLAPACASMDMFANYGARGDAFADAVRRLPGGRATP, from the coding sequence CTGGCGTCGGCCGAGCGGGACAGCCCGTGGTCCGAGCTGCGCGTCACCGTCGCCGGGTTCGGGGTGTCCGGGTACGCGGCCGCCGACACGCTGATCCAGCTCGGCGCCCAGGTCACCGTCCTCGAGGACCGCGACGGCCCGGCCGAGCAGGAGCGCGCGACCATCCTGCGCATCCTCGGCGCCGAGATCTCGCTCGGGCCCGGCTCGACAGCGTCGCTGCCGGCCGGCACCCAGCTGGTCGTGACGTCGCCGGGCTGGAAGCCGTCGTCGCCGCTGCTGGCCGCCGCGGCCGCCGCCGGCGTCCCGATCTGGGGCGAGGTCGAGCTGGCCTGGCGCATCCGCGACCCCGCGACCCCGTGGCTGGTGCTGACCGGCACCAACGGCAAGACGACGACCGTGCGCATGCTGACCTCGATGCTGCGGGCGTCCGGCCTGCGCGCGGCCGCCGCCGGGAACGTCGGCGACCCGATCGTGTCGGCCGTCATGGACCCCGGCGGCCACGACGTCATCGCCGTCGAGCTGTCGAGCTACCAACTGCACTGGACGTACTCGATGGCCGCGCGGTCGGCCGCCGTCCTCAACATCGCGCCCGACCACGTCGACTGGCACGGCTCGATGGACGCCTACGTCGCCGACAAGGGGCGCATCTACGCCGGCGTCGAGACCGCCTGCGTCTACAACGTGGCCGACCCCGTCACCGAGCAGCTGGTCCGCGACGCCGACGTGCGCGAGGGGGCGCGGGCGATCGGGTTCACGCTGGGCATCCCCTCGGTCGGCATGGTCGGCGTCGTCGACGAGTACCTGGTCGACCGCGCGTTCATCGCCGAGCGGCAGACGTCGGCGGCGGAGCTGGCGGCGGTCGGCGACGTCCGTCCGGCCGCGCCGCACAACGTCGCGAACGCCCTGGCCGCGGCCGCGCTGGCGCGGTCGATCGGCGTGCCGCCGGTCGCCGTCCGCGACGGCCTGCGCGGGTACGAGCCCGATCCGCACCGCATCGCCACCGTCGCCGTCCTGGGCGACGTCACCTACGTCGACGACTCCAAGGCGACCAACCCGCACGCGGCGGCGGCCTCGCTGGCCGCGTACGACCCGGTGGTCTGGATCGCGGGCGGGCTGGCCAAGGGCGCGTCGTTCGACTCGCTCGTGCGTGACGTGCGGACGCGGCTGCGCGGCGTGGTCCTGCTGGGCGCCGACCGCGCCGTCATCGCCGAAGCGCTCGCACGACACGCACCGGATGTACCGGTTGTCGACGTTCCCGACACCGACAATGAGGCCATGGACCGCATCGTGGCCGCCGCCGCCGGGCTCGCCCGCCCGGGCGACACCGTGCTGCTGGCGCCGGCGTGCGCGTCCATGGACATGTTCGCCAACTACGGTGCCCGGGGCGACGCCTTCGCTGATGCGGTGCGACGGCTACCCGGGGGCCGCGCGACGCCGTGA